The genome window TCTTGTACCAAGGCATTTGCTTTATCGATGGTGGTGGTATCCCATTCGGATTTTATAACCGTATCGATGTTGATATGGTCAATGATTTGCTCGTGTTGCTTACGTACATTATCGATGTACTCGTTTAATTCACCATTGAAACTTAAAGATGCTTGTCGAATTAAATTTTCTTGGGCTTCTTCTCGAGCTTTTTCTTGCAAGAATGGCGTTTGCTCATCGACAGGTGTCTGCTGTAAGATGAGTAGCGCTGCGGTTTCTATTGCATCTGGATCAAAAGCATTAATTAATTCTTTAGTGATTTGCTTTAAGCTTTTACCCCCCGAAAGCTCCTTTATTTTAGCTCCTTCTTTTTCGGTAATTTGTTTATCCAAACGAATTAAACGATTGGCCAAAGAAAGGAATACATCTTCCTCGGCTACACCCATGGTTACCGCACCTAATAACTCTTTCAGTGCTACTGTAGGTTTACGCTCTAGCGGACGGCTATCTGTTTTCTTGGATTTGGTCGCGCCTACTGCATCTATGATGACAAAGTGATTTTTTACTCGTGCTTGCTTACTCACCAATTGCAATTTATCCGCATTGATCGTACGTGTACCACGCCCCTTCATCTGCTCAAAGTAATTGATACTCTTCACATCACGCATAAAGAGTAACACCTCCAAAGGTTTTACATCCGTACCCGTGGCAATCATATCTACAGTAACGGCAATACGTGGGTTGTAATCGTTTCGGAAACGATTCAGAACTGATTTTGGGTCTTCGTCAATTTTATAAGTAACCTTTTTACAAAAATCATTGCCTTCGCCAAACTCTTCACGTACAATATTGATGATATCATCTGCGTGAGAATCTGTTTTAGCAAAGATTAATGTTTTAGGCACTTCGTATTCCGTACGATCGGCATTCCAACGGTCTGGATAAATAACCTGTTCTAAAGCACGTTTGTATTCTTTGACAATGGTACGAATCTGCGAAACATTCACCACCGCTTTGTCCAAGTCGTTGCGTTTGTATTCCGTATCCTCGTCTTCTTGTTGCCAACGTTTGGCACGAGAGAGTTTATCACGACGATCTACATACCATCCCGATTCTATCAGTCCACCCTTTTGAGAAATTTCGGTTTCGATCGTATATACTTCATAGGGTACGTTCACGCCATCTAATACCGATTCTTCGTAGGTATATTGACTGACTACATTTTCATTGAAGAAACCAAAGGTGCGTTTGTCAGGAGTAGCGGTAAGTCCTATCAAAAATGCATCAAAATAGTCCAAGACTTGTTTCCAAAGGTTGTAAATGGAACGGTGACATTCGTCTATGATAATGAAGTCGAATTGTTCTATGGGAACTTGCTCGTTGTATTCTACAGGAACAGCTTCTTTCTTGGCTAATTTTTGTTGTAACCAAGAAGATTGCTCGTTAGGGTTTTCTATATCGGCATTCTCGTCCATTTCTTCCCCTCGTAAAATAGAGTACATACGCTGAATGGTAGAAATACAGACCTGACTATCCGATGCGATAAAGCTAGAACTTAATCGCTGCACGTTATATAATTCTGTAAACTTACGATTATCGTCATTCGGTTGAAAAGCCATGAATTCTTGTTCGGCTTGTTCGCCCAAGTTTTTGGTATCCACTAAAAAGAGAACACGCTTCGCTTTGGCAAACTTCAACAAACGGTATATAAAGGTAGCTGCCGTAAAGGTTTTACCTGCACCGGTAGCCATTTGAATTAAGGCTTTAGGTTTTGCTTGTTTGAAAGATTTTTCTAGATTATTAATCGCCATAATCTGAGCAGGTCGTAAATCTGTTTCATCTAAGGCAGGAATATCCAGAAGTCGACCACGCAATGATTTGTCTTTCTTTACCCATTCCAATAAGGTTTCGGGTTTATGAAAATAAAAGATTTCTCTACTACGAGCATTAGGATCACGGTAATCCGTAAAACGCGTAATGGTTCCTGTGCTTTCATAGACAAAAGGAATTGCTTCAGCCGAATTGAAGAACTTTAGCTTTGCTTCAGCATAGCCTCTAGATTGATCTTCAGCCACCGTTAAACGATGTCCTTCATCTTCCCTTTTCGCTTCAATAATGCCCACAGGTTTTTGATTCACAAAAAGCACATAATCAGCAGGACCTACTGAAGTAGTATATTCACGAACCGCAATACCTTTAGCAGCATTGAAGTTGATTTTATCTTTAGACTGAACCGCCCATCCCGCTTGACGAAGCATTTCATCAATACGATCACGAGCAACTTGTTCTGGATTTTGGTTTATTGTCATCTAAACAAAGTGTTGTTATTACAATTGGTTAATTGTTGTTAAAATTAACAAATTAAATGGCAAAAGCAATTGAAAAAGTAACCTAAGTAACCTAAGTAACCAAATTTCGGGAAAAATATTTTTTGTTTTTTGAATTTCTGAAAAAACTGTTTCAAACGAAGATAGTAACGCAATAAGGAGAACTGAGTATTCTCCTTTCAAGTAACAAAATGTTAATTTTTAAATTCTTAATTTATCTATCCTCAAACTCATAGTTTAAATTTTTGATTGTAATAAATGTCGAATCTACACAAACAAATGATTCGTCCGTAAATACTGCTAAATTATACCCCCCAATATGCATAGCACTTTTATACTCTATCGCATCAAATCCTTTTAGTTTGATAAATTCGCACAAATATTGCGTTGGGAGATAATCAAGTAAAGAATCCTGTTTACGAATAGGTTTTGATAATTCTGCTTGTAACTTAAGCAAATAAGGACGGATATTAATAAATTCTTCTAATTCAAAACCTTTTTCTTTGACCTCAAAAGGGCTTAATTCTTCTATTTTATGTAAGGAGATAACTTGCAATGGACGATTCAGTTGAAAACTACCTACCGTTAAACAATCGTACAGGGATGATCGTGTTTCGTATATGGTTGTTTCTATACTATCAGACAAATAAAGGTATGGTATTCCTTGGGGATTTGCTCTACCCGATGTCGCATATTCTTTAGGAGGTCTACCCAACTCATTTATTGGAAACCTAGTATTTCCAATTCTCGATCGATAAAAAATAGTCTCAGGATAATAGGTTTTCGCTAAACGCTCTAAAATACCTTCTATAAATTCTAAATCGATGGTTTTATTCAAGAAAAAACGATTTTTCTCCTTCAATTCATTGGCAAAAGTTTCCCATTGTAAAGCCAATGTTGCGGCACTTTCATCTGTAATATGAGTCTGAAAATCGACTGGCTGTTCAAATAATTCAGTAGAATATAATATACTCGTTCTACCAATTGCATAAACCAAATGCTTGATTGAAGTAAGATTCAAATCTGGAGAGAACAATCCCTCCCAATAATGCTTCAAATGTTCATGCAATAGCATTTCACCCGACGAATTAGGTGCATACAACTCCAGTATTTCATCAAAAAGTTCTGTGAGTGTTTCACAATTGATTAAAGAAACAAAAGTACTTAAACAAAAATCACAATTACCTACTCCTACTTTATTCTTTAGTATATAATCTTGTAAGTAGGTATCTGAAAAGCAATTTACACAACAATTCATATCGTTTAAATTAAACCTTGTATTAACTGAATATGGTGCATAATACTTAATTTCTTTACAACACCTAACCCCGGATAAGCTTGAGTGTTATAATAGTCCCTAAATTTATCAATGGCAAAACTCGTTAATTGTTTTTGATCAACAAAAGCGATTAATTTTTCTAATGCTTCAAAAAATTTACCCGCAGGATTCTCGCGTCCTTCATTACTATCTGATACAAAATGAGCAACTTTTATATCATCGCTTCCTTCTTCTTTATATGTTAAATGGATAGCTACTGCAAATGCAGCTCCTCCAGTCTCAGAATAATCTTTTCCTATTACTTGATAATCAGAAAATCCTACACAACCTTCGTCTTGATAATACATATAATCAGAAGAAAAGACTTCGAAAGAAATATCAAGATAAGCTTTATTGTTCGATAAACGATTAAAATAATCATTCAACATACAGACATTTCCCCTCAATTTTCTTCTCATAGCAAACAAATGAGCAATTTGCACTACATGATAAAGACAATGATTAGAACTAGAAAAAGAGTGTAACGCATCTAAATCACTCACTTTATTGAGATGGACAAAACTAAAACCATTTGTATCATAATGATTATCTGCAATAATTGTTTTTATTCTATCAAACGCCCTATCACTAGATATTATAAAAGAAGGAATAAGATTTGTATAACCTTGAGCTTGTAATTGATTAAAAAAAGTAATTAAAGAAGAGTTATTTGATTTGAAATCACCTACTTCTGGATTCAAAATAACCTGAACTTTAATATTATTCTTTGCTAATACATCTATTGCTGTTTTGAGAGAAGCTGTATTCATTTTTACAGGTTCTATCAAAGGAATTATTTTTGAAGAATCTAATATCGGAGCGAGCTCCCTTAAGGCTAATAATTCAAATTGTTTACCTCGTAAATATGGGAAATACATACTACAAAATTTTATACCTTTTTCATCAGGTTGTTCTGTAGTGTAAGATAAGAATTTTTTG of Empedobacter falsenii contains these proteins:
- a CDS encoding type I restriction endonuclease subunit R, with translation MTINQNPEQVARDRIDEMLRQAGWAVQSKDKINFNAAKGIAVREYTTSVGPADYVLFVNQKPVGIIEAKREDEGHRLTVAEDQSRGYAEAKLKFFNSAEAIPFVYESTGTITRFTDYRDPNARSREIFYFHKPETLLEWVKKDKSLRGRLLDIPALDETDLRPAQIMAINNLEKSFKQAKPKALIQMATGAGKTFTAATFIYRLLKFAKAKRVLFLVDTKNLGEQAEQEFMAFQPNDDNRKFTELYNVQRLSSSFIASDSQVCISTIQRMYSILRGEEMDENADIENPNEQSSWLQQKLAKKEAVPVEYNEQVPIEQFDFIIIDECHRSIYNLWKQVLDYFDAFLIGLTATPDKRTFGFFNENVVSQYTYEESVLDGVNVPYEVYTIETEISQKGGLIESGWYVDRRDKLSRAKRWQQEDEDTEYKRNDLDKAVVNVSQIRTIVKEYKRALEQVIYPDRWNADRTEYEVPKTLIFAKTDSHADDIINIVREEFGEGNDFCKKVTYKIDEDPKSVLNRFRNDYNPRIAVTVDMIATGTDVKPLEVLLFMRDVKSINYFEQMKGRGTRTINADKLQLVSKQARVKNHFVIIDAVGATKSKKTDSRPLERKPTVALKELLGAVTMGVAEEDVFLSLANRLIRLDKQITEKEGAKIKELSGGKSLKQITKELINAFDPDAIETAALLILQQTPVDEQTPFLQEKAREEAQENLIRQASLSFNGELNEYIDNVRKQHEQIIDHINIDTVIKSEWDTTTIDKANALVQDFEEYLLANKNEITALSIFFDQPYRRREITFKMIKELMEKIRLEKPIFAPLHIWDAYKSLGKTNSDAPKDELTALVSLIRAVCGIDSELKAYDKTVDDNFKQWIFAQNAGQHNRFTPEQMDWLRMIKEHIVNSYHLEMDDLDYNPFDVHGGRGKMYQLFGNEMQTIINDLNEALAA
- a CDS encoding RES family NAD+ phosphorylase, with translation MNCCVNCFSDTYLQDYILKNKVGVGNCDFCLSTFVSLINCETLTELFDEILELYAPNSSGEMLLHEHLKHYWEGLFSPDLNLTSIKHLVYAIGRTSILYSTELFEQPVDFQTHITDESAATLALQWETFANELKEKNRFFLNKTIDLEFIEGILERLAKTYYPETIFYRSRIGNTRFPINELGRPPKEYATSGRANPQGIPYLYLSDSIETTIYETRSSLYDCLTVGSFQLNRPLQVISLHKIEELSPFEVKEKGFELEEFINIRPYLLKLQAELSKPIRKQDSLLDYLPTQYLCEFIKLKGFDAIEYKSAMHIGGYNLAVFTDESFVCVDSTFITIKNLNYEFEDR
- a CDS encoding sce7725 family protein, whose amino-acid sequence is MYFPYLRGKQFELLALRELAPILDSSKIIPLIEPVKMNTASLKTAIDVLAKNNIKVQVILNPEVGDFKSNNSSLITFFNQLQAQGYTNLIPSFIISSDRAFDRIKTIIADNHYDTNGFSFVHLNKVSDLDALHSFSSSNHCLYHVVQIAHLFAMRRKLRGNVCMLNDYFNRLSNNKAYLDISFEVFSSDYMYYQDEGCVGFSDYQVIGKDYSETGGAAFAVAIHLTYKEEGSDDIKVAHFVSDSNEGRENPAGKFFEALEKLIAFVDQKQLTSFAIDKFRDYYNTQAYPGLGVVKKLSIMHHIQLIQGLI